The Scyliorhinus canicula unplaced genomic scaffold, sScyCan1.1, whole genome shotgun sequence genomic sequence agagagagagaggggaaatcagccagggttcctgctcctgatcactgtccagtgatccctgggttagagagagagaggggaaatcagccagggttcctgctgctgatcactgtccagtgatccctgggttagagagagagaggggaaatcagccagggttcctgctcctgatcactgtccagtgatcctgggttagagagagaggggaaatcagccagggttcctgctcctgatcactgcccagtgatccctgggttagagagagaggggaaatcagccagggttcctgctcctgatcactgtccagtgatccctgggttagagagagaggggaaatcagccagggttcctgctcctgatcactgcccagtgatccctgggttagagagagggggaaatcagccagggttcctgctcctgatccctgtccagtaatccctgggttagagagagggggaaatcagccagggttcctgcccctgatcactgtccagtgatccctgggtaagagagagagaggggaaatcagccagggttcctgctcctgatcactgcccagtgatccctgggttagagagagagggaaatcagccagggttcctgctcctgatcactgtccagtgatccctgggttagagagagagaggggaaatcagccagggttcctgctcctgatcactgcccagtgatccctgggttagagagagggggaaatcagccagggttcctgctcctgatcactgtccagtgatccctgggttagagagagagaggggggaaatcagccagggttcctgctcctgatcactgtccagtgatccctgggttagagagagagaggggaaatcagccagggttcctgctcctgatcactgcccagtgatacctgggttagagagagagaggggaaatcagccagggttcctgctcctgatcattgtccagtgatccctgggttagagagagagaggggaaatcagccagggttcctgctcctgatcactgtccagtgatccctgtgttagagagagaggggaaatcagccagggttcctgctgctgatcactgaccagtgatccctgggttagagagagagtggggaaatcagccagggttcctgctcctgatcactgtccagtgatccctgggttagagagagagagaggggaaatcagccagggttcctgctcctgatcactgtccagtgatccctgggttagggagagagaggggggaaatcagccagggttcctgctcctgatcactgtccagtgatccctgggttagagagagagaggggaaatcagccagggttcctgctcctgatcactgtccagtgatccctgggttagagagagggagaggggggaaatcagccagggttcctgctcctgatcactgtccagtgatccctgggttagagagagagaggggaaatcagctagggttcctgctcctgatcactgcccagtgatccctgggttagagagagaggggaaatcagccagggttcctgctcctgatcactgtccagtgatccctgggttagagagagaggggaaatcagccagggttcctgctcctgatcactgcccagtgatccctgggttagagagagagaggggaaatcagccagggttcctgctcctgatcactgcccagtgatccctgggttagagagagagaggaaatcagccagggttcctgctcctgatcactgtccagtgatccctgggttagagagagacgggaaatcagccagggttcctgctcctgatcactgtccagtgatccctgggtcagagagagagaggggaaatcagccagggttcctgctcctgatcactgcccagtgatccctgggttagagagagagagataggggaaatcagccagggttcctgctcctgatcactgtccagtgatctctgggttagagagagagaggggaaatcagccagggttcctgttcctgacactgtccagtgatccctgggttagagagagaggggaaatcagccagggttccttctcctgatcactgcccagtgatccctgggttagagagagaggggaaatcagccaggattcctgctcctgatcactgtccagtgatccctgggttagagagaggggggaaatctgccagggttcctgctcctgatcactgtccattgatccctgggttagagagagagaggggaaatcagccagggttcctgctcctgatcactgcccagtgtaccctgggttagagagagagagaggggggaaatcagccagggttcctgctcctgatcactgtccagtgatccctgggttagagagagagagaggggaaatcagccagggttcctgctcctgatcactgtccagtgatccctgggttagagagagaggggaaatcagccagggttcctgctcctgatcactgtccagtgatccctgggttagagagggagaggggaaatcagccagggtacctgctcctgatcactgcccagtgatccctgggttagagagaggggggaaatcagccagggttcctgctcctgatcactgtccagtgatctctgggttagagagagagagaggaaatcagccagggttcctgctcctgatcactgtccagtgatccctgggttagagagagagagaggggggaaatcagccagggttcctgctcctgatcactgtccagtgatccctgggttagagagagagaggggaaatcagccagggttcctgctcctgatcactgtccagtgatccctgggttagagagagagaggggaaatcagccagggttcctgctcctgatcactgtccagtgatccctgggttagagagagagaggggaaatcagccagggttcctgctcctgatcactgtccagtgatccctggattagagagagataggggaaatcagccagggttcctgctcctgatcactgcccagtgatccctgggttagagagagagaggggggaaatcagccggggttcctgctcctgatcactgcccagtgatccctgggttagagagagagaggggaaatcagccagggttcctgctcctgatcactgtccagtcatccctgggttagagagagaggggaaatcagccagggttcctgcccctgatcactgtccagtgatccctgggttagagagagaggggaaatcagccagggttcctgctcctgatcactgtccagtgatccctgtaaCGATGGTAGGTGAAAGACGAAGATAATTATTTGCTGGGAATGACCTGTGTTTGTGTGATttacctttccccccccccggccccacaggGCAGCATGCCAGCCTCCCGAGCGCTCCGTCCGCCCTCCGAATGGACCGACCGAGGGTCAGAGCTGTCTTCAGCCACGCGGGAGGCAAGAACGAAACGCTACTGAGTTTCAAGGTGGACGAGATCATCAAGCTCCTCGTCCCTGAGGCGAAGGATGGATGGCATTACGGAGAGAGCGAGGTGACAAATGAGTGAGTGCCCTCGCAGACGGGATCAGGAGCTGGCGGCCACTCCCCTCAACGCCCACACTGTTTAAtaccctcgcttccctcgcccTCAGTACCCATCATGATTCAGTGGGTcgtgggccagtactgagggagtgccgcactctcagtgggtcagtactgagggagtgccgcactgtcggagggagatgtctatactctacgatttgagctccataatccaggcccacactccccccggtgccagtactgagggagcgctgcactgtcggagggagatgtataTACTCTAGggtttgagctccataatccaggcccacactccccccggtgccagtactgagggagcgctgcactgtcggagggagatgtctatactctaggatttgagctccataatccaggcccacactcccccccccccccggtgccagtactgagggagcgccgcactgtcggagggagatgtctatactctaggatttgagctccataatccaggcccacactcccccccggtgccagtactgagggagcgctgcactgtcggagggagatgtctatactctaggatttgagctccataatccagtccgacactccccccggtgccagtactgagggagcgctgcactgtcggagggagatgtctatactctaggatttgagctccataatccagtccgacactccccccggtgccagtactgagggagcgctgcactgtcggagggagatgtctatactctaggatttgagctccataatccaggcccacactcccccccggtgccagtactgagggagcgctgcactgtcggagggagatgtctatactcagGTGGGCAATGATTGGATTGTCGAGGAGGTTGTGAATTCTGCAATGTtgttctctctttctgtctttctagAAAGGGCTGGTTTCCATATTCCTACACAAAACCTCTATGCGAGGTTTCGACCGAGCGACAAGCGCTTTCCAAGTAAGTTAGTACACAGACcttcacaatcccaatggacccaaaccccttcccgttcactcccactctacccaaaccccttcccgttcacgcccactgtacacaatcccaatggacccaaaccccttcccattcactcccactctacacaatcccaatggacccaaaccccttcccgttcactcccactgtacacaatcccaatggacccaaacctctTCCcgctcactcccactgtgcacaatcccaatggacccaaaccccttcccgttcactccaactgtacacaatcccaatggacccaaaccccttcccgttcactcccactgtacacaatcccaatggacccaatccccttcccgttcactcccactgtacacaatcccaatggccccaaaccccttcccgttcactcccactgtgcacaatcccaatggacccaaaccccttcccgttcactcccactgtgcacaatcccaatggacccaaaccccttcccgttcactcccactgtgcacaatcccaatggacccaaacctcttcccgttcactcccactgtacacaatcccaatggacccaaaccccttcccgttcacctcccactctacacaatcccaatggacccaaaacccttcccattcactcccactgtacacaatcccaatggacccaaaccccatcccgttcactcccactctacacattcccaatggacccaaaccccttcccattcactcccactgtacacaatcccaatggacccaaaccccttcccactcactcccactgtacacagtcccaatggatccaaaccccttcccattcactcccactgtgcacaatcccaatggacccaaaccccttcccattcactcccactgtacacaatcccaatggacccaaaccccttcccgttcactcccacactacacaatcccaatggacccaaaccccttcccgttcactcccacacTACACAATCCCAAGGGACACAaatcccttcccgttcactcccactgtactcaATCCCAATGgactcaaaccccttcccattcactcccactgtacacaatcacaatggacccaaaccccttcccgttcactcccacacTACACAATCCCAAGGGACACAaatcccttcccgttcactcccactgtactcaatcccaatggacccaaaccccttcctgttcactcccattgtacacaatcccaatggacccaaaccccttcccattcactcccactcttcacaatcccaatggacccaaaccccttcccgttcactcccattgtacacaatcccaatggcctcaaaccccttcccgttcactcccactgtactcaatcccaatggacccaaaccccttcccgttcactcccattgtacacaatcccaatggacccaaaccccttgccattcactcccactgtgcacaatccgaatggacccaaaccccttcccgttcactcccactgtgcacaatcccaatggacccaaaccccttcccgttcactcccactgtgcacaatcccaatggactcaaaccccttcccgttcactcccactgtgcacaatgccAATGGACTCAAACCCCTTCCAGTTCTGTTGGCCGGTTCTGTCTTGTTTTAACGTTGAGATTCCCCCTGATGATTCAGTGAACCGGTCAGCATATAGTTCTGCCGTTGATCTACACCGAGTTTCCATGGATCTCATTGAATTTCAATTTCTTTTTCGTTCAATCCCCTGCCTCGCTCCATCTCTttggtctctatctctctcactatCTGTCTCACTCCCATTCGCTCCCTCTTCctcatccctctccctcctctccctatctcCCCTCGCTTGCCCTACCCCCTCCCATCGAATCTTCCTCTGTATTGctccctctttttctctctcacctcgctctcctccacctctctctccccctcgctctccccctctctctctccacctctgtctcccccacgtctctctcctcctctctctccccctctcactacctctctctctcctccacctctctctcccccacgtctctcaccccacctctctctccccctcgctctccccctctctctccacctctcccccacgtctctctcctcctctctctccccctctcactcccctctctcccccacctctctctcctcccctctctctccccctctcaccccctctctcttccccctctttctccccctctctctcccctttctctctctcccccctctctctccccctccccctccctctcccccctctctctccccacttctctctccccctccctcccccctctctctcccccctctctctccaccctctctctcccccctctctctcccctctctctctccccctctctctccccccgctctctctcccccctctctctccccctctctcccccctcactctccccctccctccccccctctctctctccccctctctctccccctctctcccccctctctctctccccctctctttctccccctctttctccccctctctctctccctctcccctctctctctctctccccctctctcccctctctctcccctctctctcaccccctcccctctctctctctcgccccctccctcgctctccccctttctctctctctgtctcctccccctttttctctctctctcccccactctctcccctatcctcccctcctcactacccctcctttctctcctttccccctccaattccccccccccccctcccagtttaCAGGCCAGCAAGTTTAACAGTGTCAGCACCGGGAGATTGGATGAAGTTGGGGCCTCCTCGGGGTCAGAGGTCGGCTGCTACGTCAGGAAGGGCAACAGCTCGTTCCCCGCCAGCGGGGTAGTGCGTCCTCGGCCATTCAGCATGATGAACCCTGACCTCTCGCAGGTACGACCccgtcccccacacccctcccccgcatcggGGCCTGGTGTTCACTCTGATTGGTCACCGAGCTGAACTGTGGTGTCGTTCCCTGAGGAAGGAGGCAAtcgggcccctcgagcctaccccaatccccacctcaccccccccagtgccctctgaCGTCCTCTTCCTCAGCGAGGAACCAACTTGCCCTGGGCTTCACGATCTTCAAACACGCAACGTCCTCGGTCAAACCCCCGGCCCAGCTCCCAGCGTCCGATCCCGGGGCTCCGGACGCTTCGGGAAGTGTGGAGAGCACGTCCCCTCGCTCCCAGAAGTCTCCTCCCTCCGGCCATCGAGGAGCCACCTGAGGATTGGCCGTCCTCACCGCTTGCTGGCTCGTCAGGGAGCGGGGGTCACggcctgggagaggggggtgtccCAAATGGGGGAAGGGTTGGCGCTGGGAGATGGGAGTCAATGAGGAGAGGGTTAAGGGGAGATTGAATCGAGACGTTCcgaatgggggaggggtttgagaTGGGAGATCGGAGTCAAtgaggagaaggttaagagggagaTTGAATCGAGACGTTCCAAATGGGGGCGGGGTTTGAGATGGGAGTCAAtgaggagaaggttaagggggagattgaaTTGAGGCGTTCCAAATGGGGGGAGGGTTTGCGATGGGAGATGGGGGTCAAtgaggagaaggttaagggggagattgaaTCGAGACGTTCCAAATGGGGGATGGGTTTGAGATGGGAGTCAAtgaggagaaggttaagggggagattgaaTCGAGACGTTCCAAATGGGGGAAGGGTTTGAGATGGGAGATGGGAGTCAATAAggggaaggttaagggggagattgaaTCGAGACGTTCCAAATGGGGGAAGGGTTTGCGATGGGAGTCAATGAGGAGAAGGTTAAGGGAGAGATTGAATCGAGACGTTCcgaatgggggaggggtttgagaTGGGAGTTAAtgaggagaaggttaagggggagattgaaTCGAGACGTTCCAAATGGGGGAAGGGTTTGCGATGGGAGATGGGAGTCAATGAGGAGAAGGttaagggagagacagagagagaaagagatgagagttgtagggctggaagaggttacagagatagggagggggggagcgagggaTTTGCAcaagaggatgagaattgtagggactggaggaggttacagagatagggagggagggggcgagggagggatttgaacaggaggatgagaattgtaggggctggaggaggttacagagatagggagggagggagggatttgaacaggaggatgggaattgtaggggctggaggaggttacagagatagggagggatggagagatttgaacaggaggatgggaattgtagaggctggaggaggttacagagatagggagggagggggagcgagggagggatttgaacagcaggatgggaattgtaggggctggaggaggttacagagatagggagggagggagggatttgaacaggaggatgagagttgtaggtgctggaggaggttacagagatagggagggaggggggtgagggagcggGGATTAGACGCTCCCAGGTTATCTCCGAAGACCTCTTCCGATATTCCTTCTTTTATACCGGCTCACGTGTACACGGCAAGCCTGAGTCCTGACGTCCAATCCAGACTTAAACCGGAATAAACAGGATATCCCTGTTCAGCCAGGATGACtcaatcaagatccattgtcctttcGAACACTCCTGTCCGACCAGCTACTAGCCCCTTCTGGAGTCCGACGGCCTCTCTTTTGTTTGCCCCGTGCGTGGAAGTCAGTTACATATTTGTGGCCTCATTGTGTTCTCCCTCATTATTGCGAACCTCTCCTTCACGGCTGCCCCACCTCAtgacccccctctccctgtcTTATCTTCCAGCTCAGCGGGGACTTGACGGTGACCGGGAATCGCTCTCCGAGGTAGGCAGCCTTCCGCAACTGTCCCGAACCGCTGGTCCCCACGCCCGCCCGGCGAGCGAGCGAGCGAACCCGCGGAGCTGTGAAGTCCATTGCGGCCAATCGGACGGGGCCTCGCTTTCGAGGGTGgggcttccggggggggggggggggacgagggagACGGGACGCTCCCGGTctctgtgggtgagggtgggagggtgtagaacatggaacagtccagcacagttcaggcccttcagcccgcgatgttgtgccgaccatttatcctaatctaagatcaacctaacctacaccccttcaatttactgctgtccatgtgcctgtctaagagttgcttaaatgtccccaatgactctgactccaccacctctgctggcagtgaattccacacccccaccactctctgtgtaacgaaccgccctctgacatctcccctataccttcctccaatcaccttaaaattatgtcccctcgtgacagccatttccaccctgggg encodes the following:
- the LOC119960798 gene encoding brain-specific angiogenesis inhibitor 1-associated protein 2-like, with protein sequence MTLVKQTSTSSAGKVSDGCNASGRPQGAPFQLAGGVEPPTDRPVANGDSRERRAMEVLPRRVSKSPSPPTQASSTLPLPPKTINSATSTLPARKTPSEDQGKRPGQHASLPSAPSALRMDRPRVRAVFSHAGGKNETLLSFKVDEIIKLLVPEAKDGWHYGESEVTNEKGWFPYSYTKPLCEVSTERQALSNLQASKFNSVSTGRLDEVGASSGSEVGCYVRKGNSSFPASGVVRPRPFSMMNPDLSQLSGDLTVTGNRSPRSNPFTNVRLKRTVTNDRSAPALR